The following coding sequences are from one Niveibacterium umoris window:
- the corA gene encoding magnesium/cobalt transporter CorA has protein sequence MDQTGAPMATKSRANARTRRIKRPDYAKKIGQPPGVLVHLGEIKTEHPAITLFEFDDSGLHEQRFASVLESRDYTPQHRVLWLNVYGLQEPEVMSEIGRRFGLHPLTLEDILNTHQRPKLDDYGNYLYAVARAWRANPETGEVISDQVSIVLGESFVLTFQEQPGGLFDPIRERLRKNVGAARERGPDYLAYSLLDAVVDRYFNCLDSLAGSVERVEDAMNQPRMSRLIGDINRLKHDTRELRRTVWPLREVVAGLQRADERFVRRSTDIYLRDVHDHIVQVVESLDSLRDATGDLLDLHLSLESQRLNVEVRALTVVSMLFMPATLISGIFGMNFHSIPWLERADGFWLAIGMMLFIASVMGLIFWRRQWLQST, from the coding sequence TTGGATCAAACCGGAGCCCCGATGGCAACCAAATCCCGCGCGAACGCACGCACACGAAGGATCAAGCGCCCTGACTACGCTAAAAAGATCGGACAGCCGCCGGGCGTTTTGGTCCACCTGGGGGAGATCAAGACCGAACATCCGGCCATCACTCTTTTCGAATTTGACGATAGTGGCCTGCACGAACAGCGATTCGCGTCGGTGCTCGAGTCGCGAGACTACACGCCGCAACACCGTGTTCTGTGGCTGAACGTTTACGGTCTGCAAGAGCCGGAGGTAATGAGCGAGATCGGGCGGCGTTTTGGGCTCCACCCGCTCACTCTGGAAGACATCCTGAATACGCATCAGCGCCCAAAACTCGACGACTACGGCAATTACCTGTATGCCGTCGCCCGTGCATGGCGTGCCAACCCTGAAACTGGCGAAGTGATATCGGATCAGGTCAGCATCGTACTTGGCGAGAGCTTCGTGCTGACCTTTCAGGAACAACCCGGAGGGCTCTTCGACCCGATTCGGGAACGATTGAGGAAAAACGTTGGCGCCGCGAGGGAGCGCGGACCCGACTACTTGGCCTACTCACTCCTCGACGCCGTGGTCGATCGGTATTTCAACTGCCTCGATTCGCTTGCCGGAAGCGTCGAACGTGTCGAAGACGCCATGAACCAGCCGCGCATGTCTCGGCTTATTGGCGATATCAATCGCCTCAAGCACGACACGCGAGAGCTTCGGCGAACTGTGTGGCCGCTGCGGGAAGTGGTGGCAGGTCTGCAACGCGCCGATGAACGTTTCGTAAGACGCAGCACCGACATCTATCTGCGCGACGTCCACGATCACATCGTGCAGGTTGTGGAATCGCTGGATAGCCTCAGGGACGCGACGGGTGACCTGCTCGATCTGCACCTGTCGCTCGAAAGCCAGCGCCTGAACGTGGAAGTGCGCGCATTGACCGTCGTTTCCATGCTGTTCATGCCAGCAACACTGATAAGTGGCATCTTCGGCATGAACTTCCACTCGATACCCTGGCTCGAACGAGCCGATGGATTCTGGCTCGCGATCGGCATGATGCTTTTCATCGCATCGGTGATGGGCCTCATCTTCTGGCGTCGGCAATGGCTACAGAGCACCTAG